One region of Zingiber officinale cultivar Zhangliang chromosome 7B, Zo_v1.1, whole genome shotgun sequence genomic DNA includes:
- the LOC122004390 gene encoding receptor-like protein 53: MATGATHNLLLYLFWISVSFFSGSLQLCIEKEMKALLSVRRGFPDVYRRLSPWKGDDCCSWAGVGCHNVTGHVIKLDLSILQSETVFNRSEVHPSLFHLKHLKYLDISGNNLSGHQIPGSIVSLTQLQHLDLSGCGFKGEIPYQLGNLYNIQGLFLGFNRLEGVIPKSIGNLSKMSSLDLSLNRIVGGLPETIGNLTAMQNLELVSNQISGKIPDSIGNLHQLEFLDISGNNISGSIPGTLGSLCNLSGIVLSYNSITGRIVEFFEQLSRCRGFKD; the protein is encoded by the coding sequence ATGGCTACTGGTGCTACACacaaccttcttctttaccttttcTGGATTTCTGTCTCTTTTTTCTCTGGATCTTTGCAACTCTGCATAGAGAAGGAGATGAAAGCTCTCCTGAGCGTGAGGAGGGGATTCCCTGACGTCTATAGGCGGCTATCTCCATGGAAGGGCGATGATTGCTGCAGTTGGGCAGGTGTAGGATGCCACAACGTCACAGGTCATGTTATCAAACTTGACCTCTCTATTTTGCAATCTGAAACAGTTTTCAACAGAAGCGAGGTGCATCCTTCATTGTTTCATTTGAAGCATTTGAAGTATCTAGATATAAGTGGGAACAACTTATCTGGCCATCAAATTCCTGGCTCGATTGTATCTTTAACTCAATTGCAGCACTTGGACCTTTCCGGATGTGGTTTCAAAGGAGAAATTCCCTACCAACTTGGCAATCTCTACAATATACAAGGCTTGTTCCTCGGTTTTAACCGTCTCGAAGGTGTAATACCGAAAAGCATAGGAAACTTGAGTAAAATGTCAAGTCTGGACCTTTCTCTTAATAGAATTGTTGGAGGCTTACCGGAGACTATTGGCAATCTAACTGCAATGCAGAATTTGGAATTAGTATCTAATCAGATTAGTGGGAAGATACCAGATTCAATTGGAAATCTCCACCAGTTAGAATTTCTCGATATCTCGGGTAACAACATAAGTGGATCAATCCCTGGTACCTTAGGAAGTCTATGCAACTTGAGTGGAATTGTTCTCAGTTATAACAGTATAACAGGGAGAattgttgaattctttgaacaACTATCAAGATGCAGAGGCTTCAAAGATTAA